DNA from Kitasatospora acidiphila:
GACGCCGGAGGGTGAGCAGCGCAGGTACGCGGGTCGGGTGTGTCGCTGAGGTCATCCGCTCAGCCCTCGGCCCGCATCATCGCGACGAGGCGTGGGGACTCGGGCGCCGGCCGCTGCGCATTGATGGCCACCTAGCCCCATGACCCGTACAGCGCTTGGACCTTGCCGTCTCCGGCGAGCGGGTTGACCAGCAGAGTGAGGCGCTACTGGGTGCGGTGGGCGAGGAGTTCGTCGTGGATCCGCCGGGCAGCCATCTGGAACACCTCGCAGAGGCAAATGGGTTCAGTTGACCGGCAGTTCGTCGTTCTCCCGTCGGGAGGCTGTGCCGAGCAATGTACGTGCGACGTCTTCCAGCGATCCGAGCAGCGGGTTGGGGTCGTCAGCGCGCGTGACGAGCACGACCTCGCAGGGATCGATGTCGATGACGGGCACCAGGGCGATGTCCTCGCGCACAGCAGCCCGTCGATCTCCGGCAGGGAAGATCGCGACACAGTCGCCGGTGGCGATGAGTTCCAGCTTGTCCTCGTAAGCGTCGTCGATCGCCGGCGGGGGTGGTGCCGGGTGGTTGCCGACGGGCTTGGGCGTGCTCCAGAGGACCGGAGTGCTGACGCAGGCGACCAGTTCCTCGTCCGACAGAGCCCGCAGGCTGACGGTCTTCTCGTTCGCCAGATGATGACTTGCCGACGTGACCAGTACCCGCGACTCCTCACGGAGTTTGGTCACCCGCAAGCCGTCCGTGGGCAAGGGCAGGGGCCTGTACGCGACGAGGGCGTCGACCCGCCCCTCGGCGAGGGCCTGGGTGTCCCGCCAGTCGAGGTGCCTGGTGCGGACCTGGCCGTCAGGGTGCCGGCGGCGCAGTTCCTGCACACAGGCGGTGATGACCAGTCCTTCGGCGCAGCCGATGGTGATGGTAGGGGGCTGGACGGCGGCTCTGGCCGTGTGAGCGGCTTGCTCGGCCTCTTGGAGCAGTATCCGGGCCCCGGAAAGGAAGGCCTGCCCGGCGTCGGTGAGGCTGCTGCCTTGCGGCGAGCGGTCGAACAGCCGGACCCCGAGCTGAGCCTCCAGGCGCTGGATCTGACGGCTCAGCGACGGCTGCGCCAGGTGGAGCCTGGTGGCGGCCCGGCCGAAGTTGCCGTACTCCGCCACGACCGTGAAGTAGCGCACGAGTCGCAGGTCTAGGTCCATTCGCCCAGGGTACGTCGCGCGCCGTCATGCGCCTGGGACATGACGGCATGCGGAACAGGTCTTGGACAGGGTGTGCGGGTGGGCATTTGGCTTGAGGGCATGACCACTTATGACGGCAAGAAGATCGTGATCACGGGCGGGAGCAGCGGTATCGGCCTGGCTACGGCCCGGTTGTTCGCGGACGGCGGGGCGCACGTACTGATCACCGGCCGTACCCGATCCACCCTGGACGCCGCGCTGGAGCAGTTGGGGGACAAGGCGATCGCCGTCTGCAGCGATGCCGCGTCCCTGAAGGACATCAAGGCGCTGGCCGGCACGGTCCAGGAGCGGTTCGGCGTGGTGGACGCGCTGTTCGTCAACGCCGGCGTCACTGCGTCCGCGCCGTTCGACTCGACGACGGAGGAGATGTACGACGCGCTGTTCGGCGTCAACACCAAGGGCCCGTACTTCACGGTGCAGGCGTTGGCGCCGCTGTTGCGCGAGGGAAGCGGCGTGGTCCTCACCACGTCGGTGGTGAACGTCCTGGGCCTGGACGCGCTCAGTGTCTACTCGGCGAGCAAGGCAGCCCTGCGGTCGATGACGCGCACCCTGGCCCGCGAGCTGCTGCCGCGCAAGGTGCGCGTCAATGCCGTGAGCCCCGGGCCGATCGACACTGGCATCCTGGACCGCTCCTTGCCTGCCGACGTCCTCGAGATGATGAAGGACACCTACCGGAGCACGAACCCGATGCAGCGGCTGGGGGCGTCCGAGGAAGTGGCCGCCGCGGTGGCGTACTTGGCGTTCGGTGCGACCTTCTCGACGGGAGCGGAGTTCCCTGTCGACGGAGGGGCTTCGCAACTCTAGGTGCTCTGACCTGTGCTGTGACCGGAAACGATCACCGGGATGATTACTCGGTGCCCAACGCCTGGTCTGTGAACCATGATGAGGAGATGACTGCCAGCTCCCGTGCTCTTTCATTCAACTCGGCGGCCGTCCAGTACGAGGCGAGCCGCCCGTCGTATCCGCCCGCGCTTTTCGATGCCGTCGAGGAGTTCATGAGCCGTTCGCTGGTGGGTGTCCGCGTCGCGGACATCGGTGCGGGCACTGGAATTGCGACCAGGCTCCTGCGTGAGCGGGGTGCTGACGTGATCGCCGTCGAGCCCGGTGACGCGATGGCGGTCGAGTTTCATCGAGTGCTCCCGGATGTGCCGGTCGTCCGGGGTGACGGTAACGCCCTGCCGCTTGCCGATTCCTCGCGCGACCTCATCACGTACGCGCAGTCATGGCAGTGGACCGATACCAGCCGTTCGGTCCCTGAGGCGCTGCGCGTTCTGTGCTCGGGTGGCGCGCTGGCAATCTGGTGGAACACCACCGCCTTCGACGTGCCGTGGATCCGTGCCCAGCACGAGCGCATCGCGCACCACTGCGGGGTTCCCGTGCGTTCTGCGGTGCGTCCCGATGACAGCGAGGCCATCCGGCTTGCGGGGCTGAGCGGCTTGCGGGTCACGCGCCGACAGATCCGCTGGCAGCGCAAGGTCTCTCTCGACACACACCTCGCCAATATCACCAGTCGCTCGGCGTTCCTTGTCCTCGGCCAGGCCGCAAACCGGGCCTTCCTTGCCGAGGAGCGCAAGCTCCTGAAGGAGGCTTTCCCCGCTGAGGTAGTGGAAGAGATCTACGTCGTTGACCTGCTGGTAGCCGCTCGTCCGTGATGTCCACCTGCCCGTCAGGCTGCTGGGGCGACGACTCAAAGCACACCATCGGCCACGGCCTCAGCCACGACATACGCCACCATCCCGCTGCCCGGGTCGAAACCCGAACGCTGGTGGCCCGCAGGCCCGTTCACCGCCGAGGCGCGGGCGCTGAGCGTCTGACGCACCCGCCACCACCCGCACCGCAAGTACGGCCTCGGCTACCTGCGGGCGGGGTCCAGCGCGGAGATCGCCGTGTTCACCAGGTCGGCCAGGTCGGGCTTCCCGTCGTGCTCCGCCCAGTACATGACCGCCTCGGTGGACGCCGCCAGCAGCGCCGCCACCAGCGCCCGCACCTCCAGCGCCTCGGCCGACTGCCCGGTCCGCTCGGCGATCAGCGCGGACAGCCGCTCACCGGTGTGCTGCTGCTCCACCATCGAGCGGGCCCGGATCGCCGGTACCTCCCGGAAGAGCTGCATCCGCAGCAGCACCTCGTCACGTTCGGCCGCGAGGACCTGCCGCAGCGGCCCGATCATCGCCTGGCGGAGCGACTCCATCAGCGGCTCGTCCGCCGGGCGGGACCGGAACCCGTTCTCCATCAGCGGGTCGTAGTCATCGCTGATGACCACGTCCTCCTTGGTCGGGAAGTAGCGGAAGAAGGTGCTGGGCGAGACCTCCGCCAGGGCCGCGATCTGGTCGACCGTGGTGGCCTCGTAGCCCTGCTCGGCAAAGAGGTCGAAGGCCGCCGAGCGGATCGCCCGGCGGGTCTTCAGCTTCT
Protein-coding regions in this window:
- a CDS encoding acyl-CoA-like ligand-binding transcription factor, whose translation is MTPGLSDTRTAAGSELEELLAAPLGLRERKKLKTRRAIRSAAFDLFAEQGYEATTVDQIAALAEVSPSTFFRYFPTKEDVVISDDYDPLMENGFRSRPADEPLMESLRQAMIGPLRQVLAAERDEVLLRMQLFREVPAIRARSMVEQQHTGERLSALIAERTGQSAEALEVRALVAALLAASTEAVMYWAEHDGKPDLADLVNTAISALDPARR
- a CDS encoding LysR family transcriptional regulator — translated: MDLDLRLVRYFTVVAEYGNFGRAATRLHLAQPSLSRQIQRLEAQLGVRLFDRSPQGSSLTDAGQAFLSGARILLQEAEQAAHTARAAVQPPTITIGCAEGLVITACVQELRRRHPDGQVRTRHLDWRDTQALAEGRVDALVAYRPLPLPTDGLRVTKLREESRVLVTSASHHLANEKTVSLRALSDEELVACVSTPVLWSTPKPVGNHPAPPPPAIDDAYEDKLELIATGDCVAIFPAGDRRAAVREDIALVPVIDIDPCEVVLVTRADDPNPLLGSLEDVARTLLGTASRRENDELPVN
- a CDS encoding SDR family oxidoreductase, producing MTTYDGKKIVITGGSSGIGLATARLFADGGAHVLITGRTRSTLDAALEQLGDKAIAVCSDAASLKDIKALAGTVQERFGVVDALFVNAGVTASAPFDSTTEEMYDALFGVNTKGPYFTVQALAPLLREGSGVVLTTSVVNVLGLDALSVYSASKAALRSMTRTLARELLPRKVRVNAVSPGPIDTGILDRSLPADVLEMMKDTYRSTNPMQRLGASEEVAAAVAYLAFGATFSTGAEFPVDGGASQL
- a CDS encoding class I SAM-dependent methyltransferase, encoding MTASSRALSFNSAAVQYEASRPSYPPALFDAVEEFMSRSLVGVRVADIGAGTGIATRLLRERGADVIAVEPGDAMAVEFHRVLPDVPVVRGDGNALPLADSSRDLITYAQSWQWTDTSRSVPEALRVLCSGGALAIWWNTTAFDVPWIRAQHERIAHHCGVPVRSAVRPDDSEAIRLAGLSGLRVTRRQIRWQRKVSLDTHLANITSRSAFLVLGQAANRAFLAEERKLLKEAFPAEVVEEIYVVDLLVAARP